The following are from one region of the Felis catus isolate Fca126 chromosome E1 unlocalized genomic scaffold, F.catus_Fca126_mat1.0 chrE1_random_Un_scaffold_88, whole genome shotgun sequence genome:
- the RDM1 gene encoding RAD52 motif-containing protein 1 isoform X4 — MSRLRLLAPLLVLMWQPLWLLVQAAQPPEWALDPAQLTADPTEPAEPRSSRSSDPPPESPQVLTPPAEPVGFSYLGSSAPAQMLTPPKELMETLVPFLDTDSVGELPPGPDEDLNDQLTQHQRLPEVVPMPGWDYLMFPKVTGKPLDVELTTTPGPDKGVESSIAQQEAPPQPLEHTEEAELSLTQQETSGKPPEEVEPSSEQETPGQPSEPPGVIDPSLRQQETPAQPSVPPEEAKPSLSKQEPPAQLPEAQEEGEPSPLQEEGQGQHPQASEGSEPPTTQEESPAQHPQTPEEVEPSSTQQEAPAQYPQASEEGEPFPTQPETPTQYPEPLEGTEPSPAQSEATTQHPNPLGEVKPATYQEAPSQHPQTSEEIHRSATQQEATAQHPEPSGEPSPTQQEAPAHSPEHQVVTVFPQGQNQAQLLLLPNVTVKPVDPSVTMTSESTNEVEASPLREEASAQSGVSPEQLEPSPIQQEVPHQHPAAPENAEPSPIQQGVSTMPEDLPEEIELSPSQQESSAVPQVPVASIEPSAIQQEVPAQQPKPNEGVESFPVQYEHPAQPPGSSTDVVAQSPGQHEVTFSPPGPGEAQHPVSPNITVKLVDLRVFISPQATKEVKPLRVQQDVPAQSPPEQVEFSPAQSKRLSQSPESPEDESSPGQQEVLAQTPDPPKDVEPVSGQQEAPAQPSEPPEKVAPSPVQQETLSLPLEPLKEIELSLTQQEVQAQPSEAPEKVEPSPILQQAPTQPPESSKEAETPPAQQEAPVQPPEPPEEVVAQPRVHNEVKVPPLGQEQAQHPNLPHVTVQPADLELTVTPQPTVEAEHSTIMQQTIAPPEDLEVTFPHSEHIQHPTLTKVTVKPLDPGLTITPESTTETEPSLTMQETPTQPPEPPKEVVQYPSQQEVTVPTPSKDQGQRLASPIIPFRHVELTITPEPITEAEHSTTLKKTTTPPPKDLEVTLAHPEQVQSQHRNLTEVTVPPMDLEIPVSQQPETGFPPTTQHSVVHFVNYTSEKAYTTLTWQPEQNATTNLKLCERCTCKDETLSCVGLSLQQRLCRVPVPEPDTYNGTFTILNFQGNSISYIDENVWKGYRWAEKLILSENYLTELRKDTFEGLLSLQYLGFFGSLPRKRRSKESDNQEGFLWRRRPLWLRDMYRPLSVTRKKHMQQTLHDKDSSDEDEIFHMELGEAGKATVEKATDSTTEELGDESETLCEVVTV; from the exons ATGTCCCGGCTGCGCCTGTTGGCCCCACTGCTTGTCCTTATGTGGCAACCGTTGTGGCTGCTGGTCCAGGCAGCTCAGCCTCCGGAGTGGGCCCTGGACCCTGCCCAGCTGACCGCCGACCCCACGGAGCCGGCTGAGCCCCGGTCTTCGCGCTCGTCTGATCCCCCACCCGAATCGCCCCAGGTACTTACACCCCCAGCTGAGCCGGTGGGCTTTAGTTACCTGGGGTCCTCTGCTCCAGCCCAGATGTTGACCCCGCCTAAGGAGTTGATGGAGACTTTGGTTCCATTCCTGGACACGGATTCCGTCGGAGAACTACCCCCAGGGCCAGATGAGGATCTGAATGACCAGCTAACCCAGCATCAAAGGCTCCCAGAGGTGGTTCCAATGCCAGGTTGGGATTATTTAATGTTTCCCAAGGTTACAGGTAAGCCTTTAGATGTGGAACTTACCACAACTCCAGGGCCTGATAAAGGTGTTGAGTCTTCTATAGCCCAGCAAGAGGCCCCACCTCAGCCTCTTGAACATACTGAGGAAGCAGAACTGTCTCTAACCCAGCAAGAGACCTCGGGTAAGCCTCCAGAGGAGGTTGAGCCTTCAAGTGAGCAGGAGACCCCAGGTCAGCCTTCCGAGCCTCCTGGGGTGATTGATCCTTCTCTAAGGCAGCAGGAGACCCCAGCTCAGCCTTCAGTGCCTCCTGAGGAAGCTAAGCCTTCTCTAAGCAAACAGGAACCCCCAGCTCAGCTTCCAGAGGCCCAGGAAGAGGGTGAACCTTCCCCTCTCCAGGAGGAGGGCCAGGGTCAGCACCCACAGGCCTCTGAGGGGAGTGAACCACCTACAACCCAGGAGGAGTCCCCAGCTCAGCATCCACAGACCCCTGAGGAGGTTGAACCTTCTTCAACCCAGCAGGAGGCTCCAGCTCAGTATCCTCAGGCATCAGAGGAGGGTGAGCCTTTTCCAACCCAACCAGAGACCCCAACTCAGTATCCAGAGCCCCTTGAGGGGACTGAACCTTCTCCAGCCCAGTCAGAGGCCACAACGCAGCATCCAAATCCCCTTGGGGAAGTGAAACCTGCAACCTATCAGGAGGCCCCAAGTCAGCATCCACAGACCTCTGAGGAAATTCACCGTTCTGCCACTCAACAGGAAGCCACAGCTCAACATCCAGAGCCTTCTGGTGAACCTTCTCCAACCCAACAGGAGGCCCCAGCTCACTCTCCAGAACATCAGGTGGTAACAGTTTTTCCTCAAGGTCAGAATCAAGCTCAGCTCCTGCTGTTGCCGAATGTCACTGTTAAACCTGTGGATCCTTCAGTTACCATGACCTCAGAATCCACTAATGAGGTTGAAGCTTCTCCACTCCGAGAAGAGGCCTCAGCTCAGTCTGGAGTGTCCCCTGAGCAGTTGGAACCTTCTCCAATCCAGCAGGAGGTCCCACATCAGCATCCAGCTGCCCCTGAAAATGCTGAGCCTTCTCCAATCCAGCAGGGAGTCTCCACTATGCCTGAAGATCTTCCTGAGGAAATTGAACTTTCTCCAAGCCAGCAGGAGAGCTCAGCTGTGCCTCAAGTGCCTGTTGCAAGTATAGAACCTTCTGCAATCCAGCAAGAGGTCCCAGCTCAGCAAccaaagcccaatgagggggtCGAGTCTTTTCCAGTTCAGTATGAGCATCCAGCTCAGCCTCCAGGGTCCTCTACAGATGTTGTAGCTCAGTCTCCAGGACAGCATGAGGTGACATTCTCACCTCCAGGTCCAGGTGAAGCTCAGCATCCAGTGTCACCTAATATCACAGTTAAACTTGTGGATCTGAGGGTTTTCATAAGTCCCCAGGCAACTAAGGAGGTTAAACCTCTTCGAGTGCAGCAGGATGTCCCTGCTCAATCTCCCCCTGAGCAAGTTGAATTTTCTCCAGCTCAGTCCAAGCGTCTTTCCCAGTCTCCAGAGTCCCCTGAAGATGAGTCTTCTCCAGGCCAACAAGAGGTCCTAGCTCAGACTCCAGACCCTCCTAAGGATGTGGAACCTGTTTCAGGCCAACAGGAGGCCCCAGCTCAGCCTTCAGAGCCTCCTGAGAAGGTGGCACCATCTCCAGTCCAGCAGGAAACCCTATCTCTACCTCTCGAGCCACTTAAGGAGATAGAACTTTCTCTAACACAACAGGAGGTACAAGCTCAGCCTTCAGAGGCCCCTGAGAAGGTAGAGCCATCTCCAATTCTGCAGCAGGCTCCAACTCAACCTCCAGAGTCCTCTAAGGAGGCAGAAACTCCTCCAGCCCAGCAGGAGGCCCCAGTTCAGCCTCCAGAGCCACCTGAGGAGGTTGTAGCACAACCTCGAGTCCATAATGAGGTGAAAGTTCCACCTCTAGGACAAGAGCAAGCTCAGCATCCAAACTTGCCCCATGTTACTGTTCAGCCTGCTGACCTGGAGCTTACTGTAACTCCACAACCTACTGTGGAGGCTGAGCATTCTACAATCATGCAGCAGACTATAGCTCCTCCAGAGGACCTTGAGGTGACATTTCCACATTCAGAGCACATTCAGCATCCAACCTTAACTAAAGTCACAGTTAAACCTTTGGACCCAGGGCTTACCATAACTCCAGAATCCACTACAGAGACTGAACCTTCTCTAACCATGCAAGAGACCCCaacccagcctccagagccacctAAGGAGGTTGTTCAGTATCCATCCCAACAGGAAGTGACAGTTCCAACTCCAAGTAAGGATCAAGGTCAGCGTCTAGCATCACCCATCATCCCATTTCGTCATGTGGAGCTTACTATAACTCCAGAACCTATTACGGAGGCTGAACATTCGACAACCCTGAAGAAGACTACAACTCCTCCCCCAAAGGACCTTGAGGTGACACTTGCACATCCAGAACAGGTTCAGAGTCAACATCGAAACCTGACTGAAGTCACAGTTCCACCTATGGACCTAGAAATTCCTGTAAGTCAGCAACCAGAGACAGGTTTTCCTCCAACAACTCAACATTCTGTGGTGCATTTTGTAAACTATACCTCCGAAAAGGCATACACGACTTTAACTTGGCAACCAGAACAGAATGCCACCACAAACCTCAAACTATGTGAGCGTTGTACCTGCAAAGATGAGACACTGTCGTGTGTTGGTCTCAGCCTACAGCAGAGGCTCTGCAGAGTGCCCGTGCCGGAGCCCGACACCTACAACGGCACCTTCACCATCTT AAATTTCCAAGGAAACTCTATTTCTTACATTGATGAAAATGTATGGAAGGGATACCGTTGGGCTGAGAAACT aattCTCAGTGAAAATTATCTGACCGAATTACGTAAAGACACATTTGAAGGCCTGCTATCCCTCCAGTATTT